Within Saccharomyces paradoxus chromosome X, complete sequence, the genomic segment aTTCGTCATTAGAGGGCAAAACCGTTAAATTAGGAGGTAAATCAGcttttgatttgaaaaattcgatAGCGTTGCTTTCCTCATTAGatatcaataaaattttcatgaAACGGGCCACTGCAGCTAAATTGTTGGATTGGTAATTCAATTCCGTCTCTTTGAGAACGGAATTAATGAATATTTCCCTAAGAATGTTGAAATTAGTGTCAATCTTACTAAATGTTTCtaaatcatttttattcGAGAAATTGTATTGTTTAAtgaaatttaaaatttttgtttgtttcaAGGGGTCATTGGAATATGAAGcaggaaagaaatttgCTAGATTGTTGTTATATAGTTTCCTAGCATATGAATTATAACAACgataaaatttcataaagacttttttagaattttgAGCAGTGAAAGATTtgtatatttcaaaaatgcgAAGGGGATTTTCctcatcattttcatccagCAATTTAACGtcttccttttcctctGAATACAATTGTTGAAGACCCATTCTAGTCAATTTCAATGACCAGTATCTTGAATCATTTTTGCCGTTAATGATTGTATAAACCTGTTTATTCACTTGTTGAAAACTTAAATAATCTGCAGGAGATAAAAATGACGCAATATTGGTGACAACCTCGGTAACTTTCAGCAGATCATCCATTTTACCGATCTCCTTAAgcctttattttcttttcgtctTTCTATTGTTTGTCTGTAgactatttttttaataaaataagAGCCTTCCTTCAACGAAATATTTCGGCAAGTTAGTCTTGAAACACTTAAACAGAACAAGAAATAAGGTAAAACGAAAGGCTAACAGCAATAATATGAAGTCACATACAATGGAACCAGAAGATACACAGCTGAAAGAGGACATCAAAACCACAATAGGCTACATAAAGCAGCATGGTGTTGATTTTGAGAGCAAGCTGCTAGAAGATGAGAGATTTTCATTCATCAAGAAAGATCACCCACTTCATGAATACTACGTCAAACTCCTGAATGAGGCAACAACCACTGACAGCAGTGAGGACGATGCCGGGAAGAGGGAACGAGACATAGCGAGACCACAggattttttattctctCGATATGATACTGGAATTTCCCGAAGGGATATGGAACTTATCAAACTGACAGCACGTTACTATGCCAAAGATGAAAGTATTCTTGAACGCCTAGTTTCAAAGAATAGTAAAGCCAGATTAGACTTCATAAACAGTTCGCATCCGCTACACAAGACATTCACTGATTTCGTCGCCCAGTACAAGCGGATAGACTCTTTTACTGGccaagaaataaagaaaagtaagAGAGACATTATAGATGACTGTTTCGGTAGGGCTCAGTATTGGGAATTTGCAAAAGATAAAGACCGGGAGCATGATAAGCTCGTAGAGTTGTGCAAA encodes:
- the PRP21 gene encoding Prp21p (Subunit of the SF3a splicing factor complex~similar to YJL203W); protein product: MKSHTMEPEDTQLKEDIKTTIGYIKQHGVDFESKLLEDERFSFIKKDHPLHEYYVKLLNEATTTDSSEDDAGKRERDIARPQDFLFSRYDTGISRRDMELIKLTARYYAKDESILERLVSKNSKARLDFINSSHPLHKTFTDFVAQYKRIDSFTGQEIKKSKRDIIDDCFGRAQYWEFAKDKDREHDKLVELCKIQFAAIPWDKFTQVAKFSIPENTEMLQDSLDLEQMRLRRVQVGMKLFDSIRTTNEEENAVPDQVKPKGGDLKGKKRKIRAVGETRLKKSKK